One window of the Vigna radiata var. radiata cultivar VC1973A chromosome 1, Vradiata_ver6, whole genome shotgun sequence genome contains the following:
- the LOC106763026 gene encoding extradiol ring-cleavage dioxygenase, with protein MGLRLNQTFYVSHGSPALAVDDSIPARKFFTSWKERFPTPPSAILVVSAHWDTHVPTVNVVDRNDTIYDFYGFPESMYKLKYPAPGAPELAKRVKELLIGSGFEHVKEDMNRGLDHGAWVPLLLMYPEADIPVCQLSLSSNKGTTYHYNMGKALAPLKDQGVLIIGSGSATHNLKAMGPRNSPPAPWAQAFMTWLKTSLLEGRYEEVNEYEEKAPYAKMVHPRSDHFLPLHVAMGAAGENAKAKVIHDSWDVGSISCASFSFTAANA; from the exons ATGGGGTTGAGATTGAACCAAACATTCTACGTTTCGCATGGATCACCAGCTCTGGCCGTAGATGATTCGATTCCGGCGAGGAAGTTCTTCACTTCCTGGAAAGAGCGGTTTCCGACGCCACCCTCCGCCATTCTCGTCGTCTCCGCCCACTGGGACACTCATGTTCCCACCGTCAACGTCGTTGACCGAAACGATACCATCTACGACTTCTATGGCTTCCCTGAATCCATGTATAAG TTGAAGTATCCAGCACCTGGGGCACCAGAGTTGGCGAAGAGGGTGAAGGAGCTTCTGATAGGATCAGGGTTTGAGCATGTGAAGGAAGACATGAACCGTGGGCTTGACCATGGTGCATGGGTGCCACTGTTGTTGATGTACCCTGAAGCAGACATACCAGTGTGTCAACTTTCACTTTCATCTAACAAAGGGACCACTTACCACTATAACATGGGAAAGGCTTTGGCTCCTCTCAAAGATCAAGGTGTTCTTATCATTGGGTCTGGGAGTGCCACCCATAACCTCAAAGCAATGGGCCCTCGTAATAGCCCACCTGCTCCATGGGCTCAGGCTTTTATGACCTGGCTCAAAACCTCTCTTCTTGAGGGAAG GTACGAGGAAGTGAATGAATACGAAGAGAAAGCTCCATATGCAAAAATGGTTCATCCCAGGTCAGATCACTTCTTGCCACTGCATGTAGCCATGGGAGCTGCTGGTGAAAATGCAAAGGCCAAAGTTATTCATGATAGTTGGGATGTTGGTTCTATTTCTTGTGCTTCTTTCAGTTTTACAGCTGCTAACGCTTAA
- the LOC106762896 gene encoding uncharacterized protein LOC106762896, which translates to MSGVPKRSHEDSVHQSSKHPHQDSGTYSKLMPPVSNDHHIPYDMGQDSRVAKTLRTEPRDADRRSPLHTMYRMPSSSNDSHTDYPIGTENRTESRDFKESRDLRFENRDMNSEKKELHGEARRDSQIAKSEKDARVDARGDDKDVRYERDSHNDSKGDIKTDKDGYGMVSSSSHLNWKESKEYRGKRFSDTPSGSLDSWHASRGNTPEVGKGSSMAEERDSLETHEAVGENKIDSKSEDRFKERKRKDGKHRDWGDREKERSDRRSSTPVNNNSGDNKESAKEDKDVEKLERERKDLPKEKESSKEREKDQNKRESWNGIDKEALNDEMELGDGSAKNTVQENVLPEQKKQKDVDSWKNVDGEARERRKERDADLQGDRPEKRIKVDKQSEDGTVHGEGSGEKEREVHNYNVQHRKRIHRSRGSPQVANREARFRSHAHAPDNEESQGKAEVSSVVYKVGESMQELIKLWKEYELSQSQVEKNSESSNSGPTFEIRIPAENVTATNRQVRGGQLWGTDVYTYDSDLVAVLMHTGYCRPTASPPPVAVQELRTTIRVLPPQDCYISTLRNNVRSRAWGAAIGCSYKIERCCIVKKGGGTIDLEPCLTHTSTIEPTLAPVAVERTMTTRAAASNALRQQRFVREVTIQYNLCNEPWIKYSISIVADKGLKKPLYTSARLKKGEVLYLETHSCRYELCFIGEKMVKAIPATQMHDPDTEKSQNHHHHPTNGDKADSDHVMVDVFRWSRCKNPLPQKVMRLIGIPLPLEHVEVLEESLDWEDVQWSQTGVWIGKKEYTLARVHFLSMN; encoded by the exons ATGAGTGGGGTACCTAAGAGGTCTCATGAAGATTCTGTTCATCAGTCTTCAAAGCACCCACATCAAGATTCAGGTACATATTCCAAGTTGATGCCACCAGTTTCAAATGACCACCATATTCCGTATGATATGGGTCAGGATTCCCGGGTTGCAAAGACACTCCGTACTGAACCTCGTGATGCAGATAGAAGATCTCCTCTTCATACAATGTATCGGATGCCATCATCTTCAAATGATTCTCATACTGATTATCCCATTGGAACTGAGAACAGGACAGAATCTAGGGATTTTAAGGAGAGTAGGGATCTCCGGTTTGAGAACCGTGATATGAACTCAGAGAAGAAGGAATTGCATGGTGAAGCCAGAAGGGATTCTCAAATTGCTAAGAGTGAGAAAGATGCACGAGTTGATGCCAGAGGAGATGACAAGGATGTTAGATATGAACGAGATAGTCATAATGATTCAAAAGGTGACATTAAGACAGATAAGGATGGCTATGGTATGGTAAGCAGCAGCAGCCACTTGAATTGGAAAGAATCAAAGGAGTATAGGGGGAAGAGATTTTCTGATACTCCTAGTGGGAGTTTGGATTCCTGGCATGCATCACGTGGCAATACACCAGAAGTTGGAAAGGGCAGTTCAATGGCAGAAGAAAGGGATAGTTTGGAAACTCATGAAGCTGTTGgcgaaaacaaaattgattctAAAAGTGAAGATAggtttaaagaaagaaaaagaaaggatggCAAACATCGGGATTGGGGTGATAGGGAAAAGGAGAGAAGTGATCGCAGAAGCAGTACACcagttaataataatagtggTGACAACAAAGAATCTGCCAAGGAAGATAAAGATGTAGAAAAATTGGAGAGGGAGAGGAAAGATCTTCCAAAGGAGAAAGAAAGTTCAAAAGAGAGGGAAAAGGATCAAAACAAGAGGGAATCCTGGAATGGCATTGACAAAGAGGCTTTGAATGATGAGATGGAACTTGGTGATGGATCGGCAAAAAATACTGTGCAAGAAAATGTGTTGCCGGAACAGAAGAAACAGAAAGATGTTGATAGCTGGAAAAATGTTGATGGAGAAGCTAGAGAGAGGAGGAAAGAAAGGGATGCTGATTTACAGGGAGATCGACCTGAGAAGCGCATTAAAGTTGACAAACAATCAGAAGATGGAACTGTTCACGGGGAAGGGTCTGGAGAAAAGGAGAGGGAAGTCCATAATTATAATGTTCAACATCGTAAAAGGATCCATCGGTCAAGGGGAAGCCCTCAGGTGGCCAATCGGGAGGCTCGTTTTAGATCCCATGCTCATGCCCCTGACAATGAAGA GTCTCAAG GTAAAGCAGAAGTATCTTCTGTTGTTTATAAAGTTGGTGAAAGCATGCAAGAACTGATAAAGCTATGGAAGGAATATGAATTATCTCAATCTCAAGTGgaaaaaaatagtgaaagtTCTAACAGTGGCCCTACTTTTGAAATTCGTATACCAGCTGAAAATGTTACCGCTACAAACCGTCAA GTTCGAGGTGGCCAGCTATGGGGAACTGATGTTTACACTTATGACTCGGATCTTGTTGCTG TTCTAATGCATACAGGTTATTGTCGCCCAACTGCTTCTCCACCTCCAGTGGCTGTACAAGAGTTGCGCACAACCATTCGAGTGCTACCTCCACAAGATT GCTATATTTCTACCCTGAGAAACAATGTTCGATCCCGTGCTTGGGGTGCTGCAATTGGTTGTAGTTATAAAATTGAGCGGTGCTGCATTGTGAAG AAAGGAGGTGGAACTATTGATCTTGAACCCTGCCTTACGCATACCTCAACCATTGAACCTACCCTTGCACCAGTAGCCGTTGAACGGACAATGACTACTAGGGCTGCAGCTTCG AATGCTTTGCGGCAACAAAGATTTGTACGTGAAGTTACAATACAGTACAACCTTTGCAATGAACCTTG gataaaatatagtataagcATTGTTGCTGACAAGGGTCTAAAAAAGCCACTCTATACCTCTGCTCGTTTAAAGAAGGGAGAAGTTCTGTATCTGGAAACACACTCCTGCAG ATACGAGCTCTGTTTTATTGGAGAAAAGATGGTGAAAGCTATACCAGCAACTCAGATGCATGACCCAGATACAGAGAAGTCTCAGAATCACCATCACCATCCAACAAATGGTGACAAAGCTGATTCTGATCATGTAATGGTTGATGTGTTTCGATGGTCTCGATGTAAGAATCCTCTGCCCCAGAAAGTGATGCGGTTGATTGGCATCCCTCTGCCTCTTGAACATGTGGAG
- the LOC106763085 gene encoding vesicle transport protein SFT2B produces MEKMNRAFEKVKIMVGMDVEDEEQQAAALENSNSFAFVDDFNRNCTLSTTQRLYGFAICFAAGLTCTLLSMLVFFKPIKFAIAFTLGNLLSLGSTAFLIGPKRQVTMMLDPVRIYATSIYIASMIIALFCALYVHNKLLTFLALILEFGALVWYSLSYIPFARSMVSKIMASCFDTEF; encoded by the exons ATGGAAAAGATGAACAGAGCCTTCGAGAAAGTGAAGATAATGGTGGGAATGGACGTCGAAGACGAAGAACAGCAAGCTGCAGCATTGGAAAACAGCAACTCATTCGCCTTTGTGGACGATTTCAACCGCAACTGCACCTTGTCCACTACACAG AGACTATATGGTTTTGCCATATGCTTTGCTGCTGGATTAACTTGTACACTATTG TCCATGCTTGTTTTCTTCAAGCCAATCAAGTTTGCAATAGCATTTACTCTTGGTAATTTGCTTTCACTTGGAAG CACAGCATTCCTGATAGGTCCCAAGAGGCAAGTGACAATGATGCTTGATCCTGTTCGTATATATGCAACTTCCATATACATTGCAAGTATGATAATCGCCTTGTTTTGTGCTCTCTAT GTCCATAACAAGTTACTGACATTTCTTGCACTTATTTTGGAGTTTGGGGCACTTGTTTG GTATAGTTTGAGCTACATCCCTTTTGCAAGGTCCATGGTTTCAAAGATCATGGCTTCATGCTTTGACACTGAATTTTAG